A genomic window from Candidatus Zixiibacteriota bacterium includes:
- the panC gene encoding pantoate--beta-alanine ligase yields MQRTIMKTIRTIKAMQSMSRKLAADGKKIGLVPTMGFLHDGHLSLIKRAKRDADIVIVTIFVNPAQFAPNEDLSKYPRDEKGDLRKIRSAGGDIVFIPRAEEIYPDDFQTYVTVEELTKTLEGASRPTHFRGVTTIVAKLFNITRPDIAVFGMKDYQQATVLRQMTKNLGYPIKFVIAPTVREKDGLAMSSRNKYFSTEQHREALCLYFALRTAREMVKSGISDCRKIEKEMRDAILATCPTAEIDYIAFTNLNSLEAVAKIKTDTICSLAVRVHGVRLIDNMKLA; encoded by the coding sequence ATGCAAAGGACAATCATGAAGACCATCCGCACGATCAAAGCCATGCAGAGTATGTCGCGCAAGCTGGCGGCCGATGGCAAAAAAATCGGCCTGGTGCCGACAATGGGGTTTCTGCACGATGGTCACCTGTCGCTCATCAAAAGGGCCAAACGCGACGCTGATATAGTCATCGTGACGATCTTTGTCAATCCCGCTCAGTTCGCGCCCAACGAAGATCTGTCGAAATACCCCCGCGATGAAAAAGGTGACCTCAGAAAAATTAGGTCCGCCGGCGGTGATATTGTTTTCATCCCCAGAGCCGAAGAAATCTACCCCGATGATTTCCAGACCTATGTGACGGTCGAGGAGCTCACCAAGACTCTGGAGGGGGCATCGCGCCCGACCCATTTTCGCGGCGTGACTACGATCGTGGCCAAGCTGTTCAATATTACGCGGCCCGATATCGCCGTCTTTGGAATGAAAGACTACCAGCAGGCTACAGTCCTTCGCCAGATGACCAAAAACCTCGGCTATCCCATCAAGTTTGTCATCGCGCCAACCGTGCGCGAAAAGGATGGGCTGGCGATGTCGTCACGCAATAAATACTTCAGCACGGAGCAGCATCGCGAAGCGCTTTGCCTCTATTTTGCTCTTCGCACCGCCCGAGAGATGGTCAAATCGGGTATATCCGACTGCCGCAAGATAGAGAAAGAGATGCGCGATGCTATCTTGGCCACCTGCCCCACCGCCGAGATCGACTATATCGCTTTTACGAACCTCAACAGTCTCGAAGCCGTCGCGAAAATAAAAACCGACACCATCTGTTCCCTCGCCGTAAGAGTGCACGGTGTTCGCCTTATTGATAACATGAAACTTGCCTGA